The following coding sequences are from one Gossypium hirsutum isolate 1008001.06 chromosome A12, Gossypium_hirsutum_v2.1, whole genome shotgun sequence window:
- the LOC107925225 gene encoding uncharacterized protein, translated as MRLKSRCDICAKPTKGYVFKYNACSFQMHPCCAMLSSEINFSVHPHMLRLLPSPSTVDPSSFSCGECNRKRSGRVYHCTTCDYHLHAVCAKNMVNGLQANGIKGMDKPSMLGIAARLASQVVIEFIGGLIKGFGEGVGQVLVQTTVQES; from the exons ATGCGTTTGAAATCGAGGTGCGATATTTGTGCCAAGCCAACCAAAGGATACGTTTTCAAATACAATGCCTGTAGTTTCCAAATGCACCCATGCTGTGCCATGTTATCATCTGAAATTAACTTCTCGGTTCATCCGCACATGTTACGGCTCCTCCCTTCGCCGTCAACCGTTGACCCTTCTAGTTTCTCATGCGGCGAGTGTAACCGCAAAAGGTCAGGGAGGGTTTACCATTGCACCACATGCGATTACCATCTCCATGCAGTTTGTGCCAAGAACATGGTGAATGGGCTTCAAGCCAATGGTATCAAGGGCATGGACAAGCCGAGCATGTTGGGGATTGCCGCGAGGCTCGCATCTCAAGTGGTGATTGAGTTCATCGGAGGGCTGATCAAAGGGTTCGGGGAAGGTGTTGGGCAAGTGTTGGTTCAAACCACGGTCCAAGAAAG TTGA